The Musa acuminata AAA Group cultivar baxijiao chromosome BXJ2-2, Cavendish_Baxijiao_AAA, whole genome shotgun sequence genome has a segment encoding these proteins:
- the LOC135605349 gene encoding uncharacterized protein LOC135605349 isoform X3 has protein sequence MNAAAVLGGAVPVPSFQAARKEWRAVTEHSFRSSGGEEGTSLLDVDPCSVTTEGVGELNDDILQQKLQEITRQRERLQQMEIELRARAIARSDILEVQNSFEGQLKEQIDFNANLKEQLHEREQHILELEMKLEEKDRELHAMKIDTEEAWAKEDLLREQNKELVAFRRERDKLEAERAQLLNQIRDLQEHIQEKENQFFALQEQHRVVQETILFKDEQLREAQAWIARVQEMDALQSSTNQSLQAELRERTEQFNQYWIGSQQQFVEMEHYHMQAIQQLQLELAEARGNNRMYIDGLQVTHENSVDSSSYDGNQINVKDDGKSDTHLGFTSNGSVDRTMPHVSASNSSTKADPLPSVSVVPSSIISMNALIPPGQMSAMHSYVMDPQSVASTNSPIPQSHMGHFQSMPMVPPHQLWQNHQTASDISQIPNQSKFVTSQTEQDILRPDTHSSSNLLGERQMVHPDQLNSHTDQQRMSGPPGNDSSEKPQNTFTQQPQGTVDAPSHLDSAREFYPPEKKNEPGVEASITAGNQSQDQVFESEQRLTSGIMLSASQSSSSISLNGTEESAVSAAPDSSILMPGKPLVEPNLLDERSLLACIVRAVPAGSDGRIRISTTLPNRLGKMLAPLRWHHYKKYHGRLDDFISHYPELFVIEGDFIHLREGAQQIISATAAVAKVAAASASSAPYTSLLHSVAVTPVAQISRQKMAQSIESKVANTMPSAVGAAVTDIGDSSNNCSQLLTKQNQQPNGIRVNIIQGLSDVTISSKLKNVQEANGFPSEFQTGHSSFNFSVGSAPNLDKTGLSSSQCKGPSNGRHSFGGKQQGRSTGAGLISRR, from the exons ATGAACGCCGCCGCCGTCCTCGGCGGAGCCGTTCCGGTGCCCTCTTTTCAGGCAGCCAGAAAGGAGTGGCGTGCCGTCACCGAGCACTCCTTCCGGAGCAGTGGAGGCGAG GAGGGTACAAGCCTGCTGGATGTGGATCCTTGTTCAGTTACTACTGAAGGTGTTGGTGAGTTGAATGATGATATATTGCAGCAGAAGCTGCAAGAAATCACGAGGCAGAGAGAAAGGCTTCAGCAAATGGAGATTGAGCTCCGAGCTAGGGCGATTGCCAGATCAGATATCCTGGAGGTGCAGAATAGTTTTGAAGGACAGCTAAAGGAGCAAATAGATTTCAATGCTAATCTAAAG GAGCAACTACATGAACGGGAGCAACACATACTTGAATTGGAGATGAAACTAGAAGAGAAGGATAGAGAGCTACATGCTATGAAAATTGACACTGAAGAA GCATGGGCAAAAGAGGACCTTCTCAGAGAACAAAACAAGGAGCTAGTAGCTTTCAG AAGGGAGCGGGATAAATTGGAAGCAGAAAGAGCACAACTTCTGAACCAAATACGTGATCTCCAAGAGCATATTCAAGAGAAAGAGAATCAATTTTTTGCACTGCAAGAACAG CATAGAGTCGTACAAGAAACTATCCTTTTCAAGGATGAACAGTTAAGGGAGGCGCAAGCTTGGATCGCACGTGTTCAAGAAATGGATGCTTTGCAGTCTTCTACTAACCAGTCATTACAAGCTGAGCTACGAGAACGTACTGAGCAGTTTAACCAATATTGGATAGGTTCTCAACAGCAG TTTGTCGAAATGGAGCACTATCATATGCAAGCTATCCAGCAGCTTCAGCTAGAGTTGGCTGAGGCAAGGGGAAATAATAGAATGTATATAGATGGTTTGCAAGTTACTCATGAGAACTCAGTGGATTCATCTTCATATGATGGAAACCAGATCAATGTGAAAGATGATGGAAAATCAGATACTCACTTGGGATTCACATCTAATGGAAGTGTAgataggaccatgcctcatgtttCGGCTTCCAATTCTTCTACTAAG gcTGATCCTCTCCCCAGTGTTTCAGTTGTGCCTTCTTCCATAATTAGTATGAATGCCTTAATTCCTCCTGGCCAAATGTCTGCAATGCATAGTTACGTAATGGATCCACAGTCTGTAGCATCCACCAATTCTCCTATTCCTCAGTCTCACATGGGTCATTTTCAATCAATGCCTATGGTTCCACCTCACCAACTTTGGCAAAATCATCAG aCTGCATCAGACATCTCACAGATACCTAATCAGAGCAAGTTCGTGACATCCCAAACAGAGCAAGATATTTTAAGACCAGATACCCATTCTAGCTCCAATCTGCTTGGTGAAAGACAGATGGTCCATCCTGACCAACTTAACAGCCACACAGACCAGCAACGGATGTCTGGCCCTCCAGGCAATGATTCAAGTGAAAAACCTCAG AACACATTTACCCAACAACCACAAGGGACCGTAGATGCACCTTCTCACTTGGATTCAGCAAGAGAATTCTACCCACCAGAAAAGAAGAATGAACCTGGG GTTGAGGCCAGTATAACTGCAGGGAACCAATCACAAGATCAGGTGTTCGAATCTGAACAACGTCTAACTTCTGGCATCATGTTATCTGCCAGTCAAAGTAGCTCCTCTATCAGTTTAAATGGTACTGAAGAATCTGCTGTATCGGCTGCACCTGATTCAAGTATTTTGATGCCTGGTAAACCACTAGTGGAACCCAATCTTTTAGATGAAAGATCACTTTTGGCTTGCATTGTCCGTGCTGTTCCTGCCGGATCAGATGGTAGAATCAGAATCAGTACAACA CTACCAAATAGGCTTGGGAAAATGCTTGCACCCCTTCGCTGGCACCATTACAAGAAGTaccatggaaggcttgatgattttatttcacaTTATCCTGAA TTATTTGTTATTGAAGGGGACTTTATTCACCTTCGCGAGGGAGCACAACAAATTATATCTGCAACTGCTGCTGTTGCCAAAGTTGCTGCTGCTTCTGCATCTTCTGCTCCTTACACATCATTATTGCATTCAGTTGCTGTCACTCCTGTTGCTCAAATCAGTCGCCAGAAAATGGCACAATCAATTGAATCAAAGGTTGCAAACACCATGCCTTCTGCAGTTGGTGCTGCTGTTACTGATATTGGAGATTCAAGTAACAACTGCTCCCAGCTTTTGACAAAACAGAACCAACAACCAAATGGTATCAGAGTTAACATTATTCAGGGGCTATCAGATGTCACAATTTCAAGTAAATTAAAGAATGTCCAAGAAGCTAATGGTTTCCCATCTGAATTCCAAACTGGCCATTCCTCTTTCAACTTTAGTGTTGGAAGTGCACCAAACCTTGATAAAACAGGTTTGTCCTCTTCGCAATGCAAAGGACCAAGTAATGGAAGACATAGTTTTGGAGGGAAGCAGCAAGGGAG GTCAACTGGAGCTGGCTTGATTTCAAGGAGATA
- the LOC135605349 gene encoding uncharacterized protein LOC135605349 isoform X4 has translation MNAAAVLGGAVPVPSFQAARKEWRAVTEHSFRSSGGEKQVCVKSGQSAERTIYEVQEGTSLLDVDPCSVTTEGVGELNDDILQQKLQEITRQRERLQQMEIELRARAIARSDILEEQLHEREQHILELEMKLEEKDRELHAMKIDTEEAWAKEDLLREQNKELVAFRRERDKLEAERAQLLNQIRDLQEHIQEKENQFFALQEQHRVVQETILFKDEQLREAQAWIARVQEMDALQSSTNQSLQAELRERTEQFNQYWIGSQQQFVEMEHYHMQAIQQLQLELAEARGNNRMYIDGLQVTHENSVDSSSYDGNQINVKDDGKSDTHLGFTSNGSVDRTMPHVSASNSSTKADPLPSVSVVPSSIISMNALIPPGQMSAMHSYVMDPQSVASTNSPIPQSHMGHFQSMPMVPPHQLWQNHQTASDISQIPNQSKFVTSQTEQDILRPDTHSSSNLLGERQMVHPDQLNSHTDQQRMSGPPGNDSSEKPQNTFTQQPQGTVDAPSHLDSAREFYPPEKKNEPGVEASITAGNQSQDQVFESEQRLTSGIMLSASQSSSSISLNGTEESAVSAAPDSSILMPGKPLVEPNLLDERSLLACIVRAVPAGSDGRIRISTTLPNRLGKMLAPLRWHHYKKYHGRLDDFISHYPELFVIEGDFIHLREGAQQIISATAAVAKVAAASASSAPYTSLLHSVAVTPVAQISRQKMAQSIESKVANTMPSAVGAAVTDIGDSSNNCSQLLTKQNQQPNGIRVNIIQGLSDVTISSKLKNVQEANGFPSEFQTGHSSFNFSVGSAPNLDKTGLSSSQCKGPSNGRHSFGGKQQGRSTGAGLISRR, from the exons ATGAACGCCGCCGCCGTCCTCGGCGGAGCCGTTCCGGTGCCCTCTTTTCAGGCAGCCAGAAAGGAGTGGCGTGCCGTCACCGAGCACTCCTTCCGGAGCAGTGGAGGCGAG aaacaagtgtgtgttaaATCGGGCCAATCAGCCGAGAGAACAATATATGAG GTGCAGGAGGGTACAAGCCTGCTGGATGTGGATCCTTGTTCAGTTACTACTGAAGGTGTTGGTGAGTTGAATGATGATATATTGCAGCAGAAGCTGCAAGAAATCACGAGGCAGAGAGAAAGGCTTCAGCAAATGGAGATTGAGCTCCGAGCTAGGGCGATTGCCAGATCAGATATCCTGGAG GAGCAACTACATGAACGGGAGCAACACATACTTGAATTGGAGATGAAACTAGAAGAGAAGGATAGAGAGCTACATGCTATGAAAATTGACACTGAAGAA GCATGGGCAAAAGAGGACCTTCTCAGAGAACAAAACAAGGAGCTAGTAGCTTTCAG AAGGGAGCGGGATAAATTGGAAGCAGAAAGAGCACAACTTCTGAACCAAATACGTGATCTCCAAGAGCATATTCAAGAGAAAGAGAATCAATTTTTTGCACTGCAAGAACAG CATAGAGTCGTACAAGAAACTATCCTTTTCAAGGATGAACAGTTAAGGGAGGCGCAAGCTTGGATCGCACGTGTTCAAGAAATGGATGCTTTGCAGTCTTCTACTAACCAGTCATTACAAGCTGAGCTACGAGAACGTACTGAGCAGTTTAACCAATATTGGATAGGTTCTCAACAGCAG TTTGTCGAAATGGAGCACTATCATATGCAAGCTATCCAGCAGCTTCAGCTAGAGTTGGCTGAGGCAAGGGGAAATAATAGAATGTATATAGATGGTTTGCAAGTTACTCATGAGAACTCAGTGGATTCATCTTCATATGATGGAAACCAGATCAATGTGAAAGATGATGGAAAATCAGATACTCACTTGGGATTCACATCTAATGGAAGTGTAgataggaccatgcctcatgtttCGGCTTCCAATTCTTCTACTAAG gcTGATCCTCTCCCCAGTGTTTCAGTTGTGCCTTCTTCCATAATTAGTATGAATGCCTTAATTCCTCCTGGCCAAATGTCTGCAATGCATAGTTACGTAATGGATCCACAGTCTGTAGCATCCACCAATTCTCCTATTCCTCAGTCTCACATGGGTCATTTTCAATCAATGCCTATGGTTCCACCTCACCAACTTTGGCAAAATCATCAG aCTGCATCAGACATCTCACAGATACCTAATCAGAGCAAGTTCGTGACATCCCAAACAGAGCAAGATATTTTAAGACCAGATACCCATTCTAGCTCCAATCTGCTTGGTGAAAGACAGATGGTCCATCCTGACCAACTTAACAGCCACACAGACCAGCAACGGATGTCTGGCCCTCCAGGCAATGATTCAAGTGAAAAACCTCAG AACACATTTACCCAACAACCACAAGGGACCGTAGATGCACCTTCTCACTTGGATTCAGCAAGAGAATTCTACCCACCAGAAAAGAAGAATGAACCTGGG GTTGAGGCCAGTATAACTGCAGGGAACCAATCACAAGATCAGGTGTTCGAATCTGAACAACGTCTAACTTCTGGCATCATGTTATCTGCCAGTCAAAGTAGCTCCTCTATCAGTTTAAATGGTACTGAAGAATCTGCTGTATCGGCTGCACCTGATTCAAGTATTTTGATGCCTGGTAAACCACTAGTGGAACCCAATCTTTTAGATGAAAGATCACTTTTGGCTTGCATTGTCCGTGCTGTTCCTGCCGGATCAGATGGTAGAATCAGAATCAGTACAACA CTACCAAATAGGCTTGGGAAAATGCTTGCACCCCTTCGCTGGCACCATTACAAGAAGTaccatggaaggcttgatgattttatttcacaTTATCCTGAA TTATTTGTTATTGAAGGGGACTTTATTCACCTTCGCGAGGGAGCACAACAAATTATATCTGCAACTGCTGCTGTTGCCAAAGTTGCTGCTGCTTCTGCATCTTCTGCTCCTTACACATCATTATTGCATTCAGTTGCTGTCACTCCTGTTGCTCAAATCAGTCGCCAGAAAATGGCACAATCAATTGAATCAAAGGTTGCAAACACCATGCCTTCTGCAGTTGGTGCTGCTGTTACTGATATTGGAGATTCAAGTAACAACTGCTCCCAGCTTTTGACAAAACAGAACCAACAACCAAATGGTATCAGAGTTAACATTATTCAGGGGCTATCAGATGTCACAATTTCAAGTAAATTAAAGAATGTCCAAGAAGCTAATGGTTTCCCATCTGAATTCCAAACTGGCCATTCCTCTTTCAACTTTAGTGTTGGAAGTGCACCAAACCTTGATAAAACAGGTTTGTCCTCTTCGCAATGCAAAGGACCAAGTAATGGAAGACATAGTTTTGGAGGGAAGCAGCAAGGGAG GTCAACTGGAGCTGGCTTGATTTCAAGGAGATA
- the LOC135605349 gene encoding uncharacterized protein LOC135605349 isoform X1, whose product MNAAAVLGGAVPVPSFQAARKEWRAVTEHSFRSSGGEKQVCVKSGQSAERTIYEVQEGTSLLDVDPCSVTTEGVGELNDDILQQKLQEITRQRERLQQMEIELRARAIARSDILEVQNSFEGQLKEQIDFNANLKEQLHEREQHILELEMKLEEKDRELHAMKIDTEEAWAKEDLLREQNKELVAFRRERDKLEAERAQLLNQIRDLQEHIQEKENQFFALQEQHRVVQETILFKDEQLREAQAWIARVQEMDALQSSTNQSLQAELRERTEQFNQYWIGSQQQFVEMEHYHMQAIQQLQLELAEARGNNRMYIDGLQVTHENSVDSSSYDGNQINVKDDGKSDTHLGFTSNGSVDRTMPHVSASNSSTKADPLPSVSVVPSSIISMNALIPPGQMSAMHSYVMDPQSVASTNSPIPQSHMGHFQSMPMVPPHQLWQNHQTASDISQIPNQSKFVTSQTEQDILRPDTHSSSNLLGERQMVHPDQLNSHTDQQRMSGPPGNDSSEKPQNTFTQQPQGTVDAPSHLDSAREFYPPEKKNEPGVEASITAGNQSQDQVFESEQRLTSGIMLSASQSSSSISLNGTEESAVSAAPDSSILMPGKPLVEPNLLDERSLLACIVRAVPAGSDGRIRISTTLPNRLGKMLAPLRWHHYKKYHGRLDDFISHYPELFVIEGDFIHLREGAQQIISATAAVAKVAAASASSAPYTSLLHSVAVTPVAQISRQKMAQSIESKVANTMPSAVGAAVTDIGDSSNNCSQLLTKQNQQPNGIRVNIIQGLSDVTISSKLKNVQEANGFPSEFQTGHSSFNFSVGSAPNLDKTGLSSSQCKGPSNGRHSFGGKQQGRSTGAGLISRR is encoded by the exons ATGAACGCCGCCGCCGTCCTCGGCGGAGCCGTTCCGGTGCCCTCTTTTCAGGCAGCCAGAAAGGAGTGGCGTGCCGTCACCGAGCACTCCTTCCGGAGCAGTGGAGGCGAG aaacaagtgtgtgttaaATCGGGCCAATCAGCCGAGAGAACAATATATGAG GTGCAGGAGGGTACAAGCCTGCTGGATGTGGATCCTTGTTCAGTTACTACTGAAGGTGTTGGTGAGTTGAATGATGATATATTGCAGCAGAAGCTGCAAGAAATCACGAGGCAGAGAGAAAGGCTTCAGCAAATGGAGATTGAGCTCCGAGCTAGGGCGATTGCCAGATCAGATATCCTGGAGGTGCAGAATAGTTTTGAAGGACAGCTAAAGGAGCAAATAGATTTCAATGCTAATCTAAAG GAGCAACTACATGAACGGGAGCAACACATACTTGAATTGGAGATGAAACTAGAAGAGAAGGATAGAGAGCTACATGCTATGAAAATTGACACTGAAGAA GCATGGGCAAAAGAGGACCTTCTCAGAGAACAAAACAAGGAGCTAGTAGCTTTCAG AAGGGAGCGGGATAAATTGGAAGCAGAAAGAGCACAACTTCTGAACCAAATACGTGATCTCCAAGAGCATATTCAAGAGAAAGAGAATCAATTTTTTGCACTGCAAGAACAG CATAGAGTCGTACAAGAAACTATCCTTTTCAAGGATGAACAGTTAAGGGAGGCGCAAGCTTGGATCGCACGTGTTCAAGAAATGGATGCTTTGCAGTCTTCTACTAACCAGTCATTACAAGCTGAGCTACGAGAACGTACTGAGCAGTTTAACCAATATTGGATAGGTTCTCAACAGCAG TTTGTCGAAATGGAGCACTATCATATGCAAGCTATCCAGCAGCTTCAGCTAGAGTTGGCTGAGGCAAGGGGAAATAATAGAATGTATATAGATGGTTTGCAAGTTACTCATGAGAACTCAGTGGATTCATCTTCATATGATGGAAACCAGATCAATGTGAAAGATGATGGAAAATCAGATACTCACTTGGGATTCACATCTAATGGAAGTGTAgataggaccatgcctcatgtttCGGCTTCCAATTCTTCTACTAAG gcTGATCCTCTCCCCAGTGTTTCAGTTGTGCCTTCTTCCATAATTAGTATGAATGCCTTAATTCCTCCTGGCCAAATGTCTGCAATGCATAGTTACGTAATGGATCCACAGTCTGTAGCATCCACCAATTCTCCTATTCCTCAGTCTCACATGGGTCATTTTCAATCAATGCCTATGGTTCCACCTCACCAACTTTGGCAAAATCATCAG aCTGCATCAGACATCTCACAGATACCTAATCAGAGCAAGTTCGTGACATCCCAAACAGAGCAAGATATTTTAAGACCAGATACCCATTCTAGCTCCAATCTGCTTGGTGAAAGACAGATGGTCCATCCTGACCAACTTAACAGCCACACAGACCAGCAACGGATGTCTGGCCCTCCAGGCAATGATTCAAGTGAAAAACCTCAG AACACATTTACCCAACAACCACAAGGGACCGTAGATGCACCTTCTCACTTGGATTCAGCAAGAGAATTCTACCCACCAGAAAAGAAGAATGAACCTGGG GTTGAGGCCAGTATAACTGCAGGGAACCAATCACAAGATCAGGTGTTCGAATCTGAACAACGTCTAACTTCTGGCATCATGTTATCTGCCAGTCAAAGTAGCTCCTCTATCAGTTTAAATGGTACTGAAGAATCTGCTGTATCGGCTGCACCTGATTCAAGTATTTTGATGCCTGGTAAACCACTAGTGGAACCCAATCTTTTAGATGAAAGATCACTTTTGGCTTGCATTGTCCGTGCTGTTCCTGCCGGATCAGATGGTAGAATCAGAATCAGTACAACA CTACCAAATAGGCTTGGGAAAATGCTTGCACCCCTTCGCTGGCACCATTACAAGAAGTaccatggaaggcttgatgattttatttcacaTTATCCTGAA TTATTTGTTATTGAAGGGGACTTTATTCACCTTCGCGAGGGAGCACAACAAATTATATCTGCAACTGCTGCTGTTGCCAAAGTTGCTGCTGCTTCTGCATCTTCTGCTCCTTACACATCATTATTGCATTCAGTTGCTGTCACTCCTGTTGCTCAAATCAGTCGCCAGAAAATGGCACAATCAATTGAATCAAAGGTTGCAAACACCATGCCTTCTGCAGTTGGTGCTGCTGTTACTGATATTGGAGATTCAAGTAACAACTGCTCCCAGCTTTTGACAAAACAGAACCAACAACCAAATGGTATCAGAGTTAACATTATTCAGGGGCTATCAGATGTCACAATTTCAAGTAAATTAAAGAATGTCCAAGAAGCTAATGGTTTCCCATCTGAATTCCAAACTGGCCATTCCTCTTTCAACTTTAGTGTTGGAAGTGCACCAAACCTTGATAAAACAGGTTTGTCCTCTTCGCAATGCAAAGGACCAAGTAATGGAAGACATAGTTTTGGAGGGAAGCAGCAAGGGAG GTCAACTGGAGCTGGCTTGATTTCAAGGAGATA
- the LOC135605349 gene encoding uncharacterized protein LOC135605349 isoform X2: MNAAAVLGGAVPVPSFQAARKEWRAVTEHSFRSSGGEKQVCVKSGQSAERTIYEEGTSLLDVDPCSVTTEGVGELNDDILQQKLQEITRQRERLQQMEIELRARAIARSDILEVQNSFEGQLKEQIDFNANLKEQLHEREQHILELEMKLEEKDRELHAMKIDTEEAWAKEDLLREQNKELVAFRRERDKLEAERAQLLNQIRDLQEHIQEKENQFFALQEQHRVVQETILFKDEQLREAQAWIARVQEMDALQSSTNQSLQAELRERTEQFNQYWIGSQQQFVEMEHYHMQAIQQLQLELAEARGNNRMYIDGLQVTHENSVDSSSYDGNQINVKDDGKSDTHLGFTSNGSVDRTMPHVSASNSSTKADPLPSVSVVPSSIISMNALIPPGQMSAMHSYVMDPQSVASTNSPIPQSHMGHFQSMPMVPPHQLWQNHQTASDISQIPNQSKFVTSQTEQDILRPDTHSSSNLLGERQMVHPDQLNSHTDQQRMSGPPGNDSSEKPQNTFTQQPQGTVDAPSHLDSAREFYPPEKKNEPGVEASITAGNQSQDQVFESEQRLTSGIMLSASQSSSSISLNGTEESAVSAAPDSSILMPGKPLVEPNLLDERSLLACIVRAVPAGSDGRIRISTTLPNRLGKMLAPLRWHHYKKYHGRLDDFISHYPELFVIEGDFIHLREGAQQIISATAAVAKVAAASASSAPYTSLLHSVAVTPVAQISRQKMAQSIESKVANTMPSAVGAAVTDIGDSSNNCSQLLTKQNQQPNGIRVNIIQGLSDVTISSKLKNVQEANGFPSEFQTGHSSFNFSVGSAPNLDKTGLSSSQCKGPSNGRHSFGGKQQGRSTGAGLISRR; the protein is encoded by the exons ATGAACGCCGCCGCCGTCCTCGGCGGAGCCGTTCCGGTGCCCTCTTTTCAGGCAGCCAGAAAGGAGTGGCGTGCCGTCACCGAGCACTCCTTCCGGAGCAGTGGAGGCGAG aaacaagtgtgtgttaaATCGGGCCAATCAGCCGAGAGAACAATATATGAG GAGGGTACAAGCCTGCTGGATGTGGATCCTTGTTCAGTTACTACTGAAGGTGTTGGTGAGTTGAATGATGATATATTGCAGCAGAAGCTGCAAGAAATCACGAGGCAGAGAGAAAGGCTTCAGCAAATGGAGATTGAGCTCCGAGCTAGGGCGATTGCCAGATCAGATATCCTGGAGGTGCAGAATAGTTTTGAAGGACAGCTAAAGGAGCAAATAGATTTCAATGCTAATCTAAAG GAGCAACTACATGAACGGGAGCAACACATACTTGAATTGGAGATGAAACTAGAAGAGAAGGATAGAGAGCTACATGCTATGAAAATTGACACTGAAGAA GCATGGGCAAAAGAGGACCTTCTCAGAGAACAAAACAAGGAGCTAGTAGCTTTCAG AAGGGAGCGGGATAAATTGGAAGCAGAAAGAGCACAACTTCTGAACCAAATACGTGATCTCCAAGAGCATATTCAAGAGAAAGAGAATCAATTTTTTGCACTGCAAGAACAG CATAGAGTCGTACAAGAAACTATCCTTTTCAAGGATGAACAGTTAAGGGAGGCGCAAGCTTGGATCGCACGTGTTCAAGAAATGGATGCTTTGCAGTCTTCTACTAACCAGTCATTACAAGCTGAGCTACGAGAACGTACTGAGCAGTTTAACCAATATTGGATAGGTTCTCAACAGCAG TTTGTCGAAATGGAGCACTATCATATGCAAGCTATCCAGCAGCTTCAGCTAGAGTTGGCTGAGGCAAGGGGAAATAATAGAATGTATATAGATGGTTTGCAAGTTACTCATGAGAACTCAGTGGATTCATCTTCATATGATGGAAACCAGATCAATGTGAAAGATGATGGAAAATCAGATACTCACTTGGGATTCACATCTAATGGAAGTGTAgataggaccatgcctcatgtttCGGCTTCCAATTCTTCTACTAAG gcTGATCCTCTCCCCAGTGTTTCAGTTGTGCCTTCTTCCATAATTAGTATGAATGCCTTAATTCCTCCTGGCCAAATGTCTGCAATGCATAGTTACGTAATGGATCCACAGTCTGTAGCATCCACCAATTCTCCTATTCCTCAGTCTCACATGGGTCATTTTCAATCAATGCCTATGGTTCCACCTCACCAACTTTGGCAAAATCATCAG aCTGCATCAGACATCTCACAGATACCTAATCAGAGCAAGTTCGTGACATCCCAAACAGAGCAAGATATTTTAAGACCAGATACCCATTCTAGCTCCAATCTGCTTGGTGAAAGACAGATGGTCCATCCTGACCAACTTAACAGCCACACAGACCAGCAACGGATGTCTGGCCCTCCAGGCAATGATTCAAGTGAAAAACCTCAG AACACATTTACCCAACAACCACAAGGGACCGTAGATGCACCTTCTCACTTGGATTCAGCAAGAGAATTCTACCCACCAGAAAAGAAGAATGAACCTGGG GTTGAGGCCAGTATAACTGCAGGGAACCAATCACAAGATCAGGTGTTCGAATCTGAACAACGTCTAACTTCTGGCATCATGTTATCTGCCAGTCAAAGTAGCTCCTCTATCAGTTTAAATGGTACTGAAGAATCTGCTGTATCGGCTGCACCTGATTCAAGTATTTTGATGCCTGGTAAACCACTAGTGGAACCCAATCTTTTAGATGAAAGATCACTTTTGGCTTGCATTGTCCGTGCTGTTCCTGCCGGATCAGATGGTAGAATCAGAATCAGTACAACA CTACCAAATAGGCTTGGGAAAATGCTTGCACCCCTTCGCTGGCACCATTACAAGAAGTaccatggaaggcttgatgattttatttcacaTTATCCTGAA TTATTTGTTATTGAAGGGGACTTTATTCACCTTCGCGAGGGAGCACAACAAATTATATCTGCAACTGCTGCTGTTGCCAAAGTTGCTGCTGCTTCTGCATCTTCTGCTCCTTACACATCATTATTGCATTCAGTTGCTGTCACTCCTGTTGCTCAAATCAGTCGCCAGAAAATGGCACAATCAATTGAATCAAAGGTTGCAAACACCATGCCTTCTGCAGTTGGTGCTGCTGTTACTGATATTGGAGATTCAAGTAACAACTGCTCCCAGCTTTTGACAAAACAGAACCAACAACCAAATGGTATCAGAGTTAACATTATTCAGGGGCTATCAGATGTCACAATTTCAAGTAAATTAAAGAATGTCCAAGAAGCTAATGGTTTCCCATCTGAATTCCAAACTGGCCATTCCTCTTTCAACTTTAGTGTTGGAAGTGCACCAAACCTTGATAAAACAGGTTTGTCCTCTTCGCAATGCAAAGGACCAAGTAATGGAAGACATAGTTTTGGAGGGAAGCAGCAAGGGAG GTCAACTGGAGCTGGCTTGATTTCAAGGAGATA